A single genomic interval of Malania oleifera isolate guangnan ecotype guangnan chromosome 11, ASM2987363v1, whole genome shotgun sequence harbors:
- the LOC131167716 gene encoding protein COFACTOR ASSEMBLY OF COMPLEX C SUBUNIT B CCB1, chloroplastic — translation MAAAKLISHYSHPFPFFSPPSPDRHLHLHRHQHHWPWLDGAPTSGRRPKKRPAEVLLRASLNVDPHTTPLASSSLFLLADAGGGGGYSPASYYTSLGLFVISVPGLWSLIKRSVKSKIVKKTLVMAEEGEGKKKAPNLVAGEILSFFTRNNFVVTDRGDAITFEGAMVPSRGQAALLTFCTCISLASVALVLTITVPDAGNNWFWLTIFSPLAGAYYWKRASRREQIKVKMIVEDDGGTLSEIVVQGDDQQVEQMRKELQLSEKGMVYVKGIFERE, via the exons ATGGCAGCAGCTAAATTGATTTCCCACTACTCACACCCCTTCCCCTTTTTCTCTCCCCCTTCGCCCGACAGACATCTTCACCTTCACCGCCACCAGCACCACTGGCCATGGCTGGACGGAGCTCCAACATCCGGGAGAAGACCCAAGAAGAGGCCTGCGGAGGTTCTTCTCCGAGCCTCCCTCAACGTGGACCCGCACACTACTCCATTGGCTTCTTCTTCCCTCTTTCTCCTCGCGGACGCCGGCGGCGGCGGCGGCTACTCCCCGGCCAGCTACTACACTTCCTTGGGCCTCTTCGTCATCTCCGTTCCAGGCCTTTGGTCCCTCATCAAGCGCTCTGTCAAATCCAAG ATAGTGAAGAAGACGTTGGTGATGGCGGAGGaaggagaagggaagaagaaggCGCCGAATCTGGTGGCCGGAGAAATCTTATCCTTCTTCACCCGAAACAATTTTGTGGTGACTGATAGAGGAGACGCCATCAC GTTTGAAGGCGCAATGGTTCCCAGCCGGGGGCAGGCAGCATTGCTCACTTTCTGCACCTGCATAAGCCTAGCCAGCGTCGCACTTGTTCTTACCATAACAGTTCCAGACGCAGGCAACAACTGGTTCTGGCTCACCATCTTCAGTCCATTGGC GGGAGCATACTACTGGAAGAGAGCATCAAGGAGAGAGCAGATCAAGGTCAAAATGATTGTAGAAGACGATGGGGGAACCCTGTCCGAGATTGTTGTTCAAGGAGACGACCAACAAGTGGAGCAGATGAGAAAAGAACTCCAGCTGAGCGAGAAAGGC